In Anthocerotibacter panamensis C109, the sequence TCGGTCATCGCTGGTTCTCGGGACTTTATCCGACAGGGGCGGCGCTATCGCAAAATGTTTGGCGGGAGCCTGCGGCAGGCGGGTTTCATGGCAGCGGCGGGGCTCTGGGCCCTCCAGCACCAGATCGAGCGTCTGGCTGAGGACCATCAGCGTGCCTACGCTCTGGCTTTGGGGCTGGCGGAACTGCCCGGTATTTACCTCGACTTGGAAACCGTCCAGACCAATATCGTCATCTTTGACACCAGTGGGACGGGCATTCCGAGTGCCGTTTTGGCGGAGCAGCTCAAGGCAGAGGGGGTTTTGGTCAGCAGTTTTGGCCCCTACCGAGCACGTTTGGTAACCCATCTGCACATCACCGACCAGGATGTTGCCACTACGCTCAGTCGCGTTAGGCACGTCATTACGACGCTAGTCGGGACGACCCTCCCGGTCCGATAAGCACCCACCCCCACGATAAGATAATGGATTAGGCCGATAAGGGGAGGGTAAACGTCCATGGCTACCGACTTTTCCTTTGACATCGTCAGTGACTTTGACCGCCAGGAATTGGTCAACGCAGTGGATCAGACTGTGCGCGAAATTAAGTCTCGCTATGACCTGAAGGGGACCAACAGCGAGGTCACCTTGGAAGAGAAGACCATCACCATTACCACTGACAGCGAGATGACCCTGGGGTCGATCCAGGATCTTTTGCAGACCAAGGCCGCCAAGCGTGGGCTATCGCTCAAGGTTTTTGACTTCGGCGAGGCAGAAAAGGCGGGTGGTAACCGGCTTCGGCAAGTGGTGACCCTCAAAAAGGGCGTGCCTTCCGACTTGGCGAAGCAAATCACAAAGCTCATCCGCGACAATCTCAAAAAGGTCCAGCCCACAATCCAAGGTGATGCTGTCCGAGTCTCAGCTAAGAGCAAAGACGACCTCCAGACGGTGATCCAGCTGTTGAAAAATGAAGACTTCCCGGTGGCGCTCCAGTTTACGAACTATCGCTAGCCTATCGTGCTCAACGATCCTGACTACTGTGAGAGCCCTATAGTCTTGATCAGACTGTCCACGGTCCACGTGAGTGCCACTAAAGCTCCAGCAAAGGTAAGCGGGACCAACAGGGCGACGCGCCACCAGTCCAATGCAGTAGCCTGCGCCACAGCCCAGGTCTGTAGCGCCACAAACCAAACCAGCGCACCCAAAACTAAAAGCCCACCGATAGGTCCACCCAAAGTCACCCCAGGCGGGACAAGAAGCCAAGGTAAGCTAGCAAATCCTGTCAGGGCTAAAAGGCGGCGATAGGAAGGGTTTTGTCCGAAGGCGGTCAATAACAAATGGAGTAGCCCATTGAGCAACAACCAGCCCACCACCCCGAAAAACACCTGAAGACAAGCACCCCCAACCCCTCCTAAGCGCAAGCCCTCCAGGATGTTGACCCCGGCTATGATCAGCGCTGCTTGGAGGAGCGGCGGGTCCAGAGCCAGCCGTTCAAAAGTCTGCTGAGGCTCAAACCAGCTCCCAAAGCAGTTGTCAAGGAAATTACTCATGCGGGTAAAAGCTGGAGGGCGGTGAGTACTTCTTGCAAATGCTGGCGCACAGCCTCGGGTACGTCTACTAGGGGTAGTCGTTGTGACATCCCTGACCAGCCCAATAGGGCCAGAGCCGCCTTGAGGGGACTGGGATTGGTCGCTAAGAACAGTGCTTTGAACAGGGGATAGAGTTCGTAGTGGAGGCGTTGCGCCTCTGCTACCCCCCCGTGCTGGTAAGCGCGGATCATCTGCTGGATCTGAGGGCCAACCAAGTGGGAAGCGACACTGATCACCCCACAGGCACCAAGAGCCAACAGCGGCAAGGTCAGAGCGTCATCCCCGGCATAGATCAGAAAGTCGGGGCCGACCAGACTACGGATGGCTA encodes:
- a CDS encoding YajQ family cyclic di-GMP-binding protein, whose product is MATDFSFDIVSDFDRQELVNAVDQTVREIKSRYDLKGTNSEVTLEEKTITITTDSEMTLGSIQDLLQTKAAKRGLSLKVFDFGEAEKAGGNRLRQVVTLKKGVPSDLAKQITKLIRDNLKKVQPTIQGDAVRVSAKSKDDLQTVIQLLKNEDFPVALQFTNYR
- a CDS encoding YIP1 family protein produces the protein MSNFLDNCFGSWFEPQQTFERLALDPPLLQAALIIAGVNILEGLRLGGVGGACLQVFFGVVGWLLLNGLLHLLLTAFGQNPSYRRLLALTGFASLPWLLVPPGVTLGGPIGGLLVLGALVWFVALQTWAVAQATALDWWRVALLVPLTFAGALVALTWTVDSLIKTIGLSQ